A portion of the Candidatus Nitrosotenuis cloacae genome contains these proteins:
- a CDS encoding thioredoxin domain-containing protein, with protein sequence MAENNLIRETSPYLLQHAHNPVNWYAWNEDALRKARDENKPIFLSVGYSSCHWCHVMEHESFENEEIAKIMNDNFVSIKVDREERPDLDDIYQKVCQMATGQGGWPLSVFLTPDQRPFYVGTYFPILDGYGRPGFGSILLQLAQAWKEKPSDVKKAADNFMETLQKSDLVTTPAKLEKPILDEAAMNLFQIADNTYGGFGSAPKFPNAANLSFLLRYGKLSKITKFNEFVFKTLNKMAKGGIFDQIGGGFHRYSTDTRWLVPHFEKMLYDNALLPTVYVEAYQITKDPFYLEVIQKTLDFVLRDMTSPDGGFYSALDADSEGEEGKYYVWKKKEIQEILRADADIFCLYYDVTDGGNFEGHTILNNNIAMSTVAFHLGTSEDNVRRVVSSGSERLLEVRSRRVRPSLDDKVLTSWNALMISALARGYCVTDDKRYLAAAENCVSFIERNLYQNGTLLRTYKDGKAKLRGYLEDYSYLINALIDVFEVRPEARYLEFAQSLANHLVQHFWDSEHNSFYFTADDHEQLIIRPKNNYDLSMPSGNSVAANALLRLYHLTQQKQFLDISVKIMESFGVMAAENPFGFGYLLNTIYLYLQTPTEITVLGTGDKEVYDYVTKQFLPESIIALVENQSQLTDLSKYPFFAGKVLTDKTVVYVCKNFSCSLPLSKISEIAPLL encoded by the coding sequence GTGGCAGAAAACAACCTGATACGAGAGACCAGCCCCTATCTTTTACAGCATGCGCACAACCCTGTGAACTGGTATGCGTGGAATGAGGATGCTCTAAGAAAGGCAAGGGATGAGAACAAGCCGATTTTTCTAAGTGTGGGGTACAGCTCGTGTCACTGGTGTCATGTCATGGAACACGAATCGTTTGAAAACGAAGAGATTGCCAAGATAATGAATGATAATTTTGTCAGCATCAAAGTTGACCGGGAAGAAAGACCTGACCTTGACGACATTTACCAAAAGGTGTGTCAGATGGCAACCGGCCAGGGAGGGTGGCCGCTCAGCGTGTTTCTCACACCGGACCAAAGACCGTTCTATGTCGGAACGTACTTTCCAATACTTGATGGATACGGCAGACCTGGATTTGGAAGCATCCTGTTGCAGCTTGCGCAGGCATGGAAGGAAAAACCAAGCGATGTAAAAAAGGCAGCAGACAACTTCATGGAGACTCTGCAAAAGTCCGACCTTGTGACAACTCCTGCAAAACTGGAAAAGCCGATTCTTGATGAGGCCGCAATGAATCTGTTCCAGATTGCCGACAACACGTATGGCGGGTTTGGCAGTGCCCCGAAATTCCCAAATGCCGCAAACCTGTCGTTTCTTCTCAGATACGGCAAGCTATCGAAAATAACAAAATTCAACGAGTTTGTGTTCAAGACGCTAAACAAGATGGCAAAAGGTGGTATATTCGACCAGATTGGTGGCGGATTCCACAGGTACTCCACCGATACAAGGTGGCTTGTGCCGCACTTTGAAAAGATGCTGTATGACAACGCGCTCCTGCCGACCGTATATGTGGAGGCGTATCAGATAACAAAGGACCCATTTTACTTGGAGGTAATACAAAAGACGCTCGACTTTGTACTGCGCGACATGACATCTCCTGACGGGGGATTCTACTCTGCACTTGACGCCGACTCTGAGGGGGAGGAGGGCAAGTACTATGTGTGGAAGAAAAAAGAGATTCAGGAAATTCTGAGGGCAGATGCAGACATCTTTTGCCTGTATTATGATGTAACAGACGGCGGCAACTTTGAGGGCCACACTATACTTAACAACAACATTGCCATGTCTACTGTAGCGTTTCACCTTGGGACGTCAGAGGATAATGTGAGGAGGGTTGTATCGTCTGGCTCTGAGAGGCTGCTGGAAGTTCGCTCAAGGAGAGTAAGACCTAGTCTTGACGACAAGGTGCTCACATCATGGAATGCATTGATGATATCGGCACTTGCCCGCGGATACTGCGTAACCGATGACAAAAGATATCTTGCAGCAGCAGAAAACTGCGTTTCTTTCATAGAAAGAAACCTGTACCAAAACGGTACACTGCTTCGCACATACAAGGACGGAAAGGCAAAGCTGAGGGGATACCTTGAGGACTATTCTTACCTCATAAACGCGCTAATTGACGTATTTGAGGTAAGACCAGAAGCAAGGTATCTTGAGTTTGCACAATCACTGGCAAATCATCTTGTGCAGCACTTTTGGGATTCTGAGCACAACAGCTTTTACTTTACCGCCGACGATCACGAACAGCTTATAATACGACCAAAGAACAACTACGACCTTTCCATGCCGTCTGGCAACTCAGTTGCCGCAAATGCACTGCTCCGATTGTATCACCTAACACAGCAAAAACAATTCCTTGACATCTCTGTGAAGATAATGGAGTCGTTTGGGGTAATGGCAGCAGAAAATCCATTTGGATTTGGTTACCTGCTAAACACCATCTACCTGTACCTGCAGACTCCGACCGAAATCACGGTGCTTGGAACGGGCGACAAGGAGGTCTATGATTATGTCACAAAACAGTTTCTGCCAGAGTCGATCATCGCACTGGTGGAGAACCAGTCACAGCTTACCGATTTGTCAAAGTACCCGTTCTTCGCGGGAAAGGTGCTTACAGACAAGACTGTTGTATATGTGTGCAAGAACTTTAGTTGCTCACTGCCGCTGTCAAAAATATCTGAAATTGCGCCGCTACTTTGA